The following are from one region of the Petrotoga sp. 9PWA.NaAc.5.4 genome:
- a CDS encoding valine--tRNA ligase — translation MDIGKRYEPHDLENKWYNIWEQNNAFEPKTGNEKFSIVIPPPNITGKIHMGHALNITLQDIIVRYYRMKGYETLWIPGEDHAGIATQHVVEQYLLKEKGWRKEDHTREEFLEIVWDWANKYRAHIRDQIRALAASVDWSRERFTLDEGLNEAVRQVFVSLYNEGLIYRGKYIVNWCPTCGTVLADDEVEHEEEVGKLWYIKYPLENEEGFVIVATTRPETMLGDTALAVNPSDERYKELVGKTVILPLVGRKLKIIVDPYVDPQFGTGVVKVTPAHDPNDYQIGLRHNLEKIQVIDEKAKINENGLNYKGLDRYQARKQIVEDLKAQGLLEKEENYKHAVGHCYRCNTVVEPLLLDQWFVKMDPLAKKAIEVVENDEIKFYPERWKKVYLNWMYEIRDWCISRQLWWGHRIPVWYCQDCGYVNVSVTDIKKCEKCGSTNIKQDDDVLDTWFSSALWPFSVLGWPQETEDLKKFYPTNLLMTGFDIIFFWVARMVMMGEKFMGDVPFHDVYLHQLIRDKYGRKMSKSLGNGIDPLEVINDYGTDPVRFTLAILAAQGRDIKLDARFFDSYRKFANKIWNASRFVFLNLDGYEPIEIKEEDLKIEDKWLLTKLNNTIIEVSNHLENYVFNQAAKRLYEFFWNELCDWYIEAVKNRLNQEGRDKLVVQNILVEIFDRSFRLLHPFMPYITEELWQKLPIPKDSELLIIAKWPEFKEEQIFDNEAKEFEKIMEVIKEIRNVKAEMNIPLIQKLEINYKVLKEDNDWLERNIQQIINLGFIENISKVGSKPDNSATAYVDENIEVYVPLGKYIDINTEKQRLSKKVEKLSSDIEKLNKKLSNRDFLEKADPDVVENVKNELEEKQHQYKKLEKLIKELN, via the coding sequence ATGGATATAGGAAAAAGATATGAACCCCATGACCTTGAAAATAAATGGTATAACATTTGGGAACAAAATAATGCCTTTGAACCTAAAACCGGCAACGAAAAATTTAGCATAGTTATTCCTCCACCTAATATTACAGGTAAGATTCACATGGGTCATGCCTTAAATATCACACTTCAAGATATCATAGTCAGATATTATCGAATGAAAGGTTACGAAACATTATGGATTCCTGGAGAAGACCATGCAGGTATTGCAACTCAGCACGTTGTAGAACAATATCTTTTGAAAGAAAAAGGTTGGCGAAAGGAAGACCACACAAGGGAAGAATTTTTAGAAATAGTATGGGATTGGGCAAACAAGTATAGAGCTCATATAAGAGATCAGATACGTGCGTTAGCAGCATCTGTAGATTGGAGCCGAGAAAGATTTACCTTGGATGAAGGCCTAAATGAAGCAGTCAGACAAGTTTTTGTTTCTTTATACAATGAAGGATTAATCTATAGAGGCAAATATATCGTCAATTGGTGCCCAACATGCGGGACTGTTCTTGCCGATGATGAAGTCGAACACGAAGAAGAAGTGGGTAAATTATGGTATATAAAATATCCTTTAGAAAACGAAGAAGGATTTGTAATAGTTGCCACGACAAGACCAGAAACGATGTTAGGAGATACAGCCTTAGCAGTTAACCCTTCTGATGAAAGATATAAAGAGTTGGTAGGCAAAACTGTAATTTTGCCTTTAGTGGGAAGAAAACTCAAAATAATTGTCGATCCTTATGTTGATCCACAATTCGGAACAGGTGTTGTAAAAGTTACTCCTGCACATGATCCTAACGATTATCAAATAGGTTTAAGACACAATTTAGAAAAAATTCAAGTTATAGATGAAAAGGCTAAAATTAACGAGAACGGGTTAAATTATAAAGGGCTTGACAGATATCAAGCAAGAAAACAAATTGTTGAAGATCTAAAAGCACAAGGCCTTTTAGAAAAAGAAGAAAATTATAAACATGCTGTAGGACACTGTTATAGATGTAATACCGTTGTGGAACCTTTACTTTTAGACCAATGGTTTGTTAAAATGGATCCTTTGGCAAAAAAGGCTATAGAAGTTGTCGAAAACGATGAGATAAAGTTTTATCCTGAAAGATGGAAAAAGGTTTATTTGAACTGGATGTATGAAATAAGAGATTGGTGTATATCAAGGCAACTTTGGTGGGGACATAGGATACCTGTTTGGTACTGTCAAGATTGTGGGTATGTTAATGTTTCTGTCACCGATATTAAAAAGTGTGAAAAATGTGGCTCAACAAATATAAAACAAGATGATGATGTACTTGACACGTGGTTTTCATCGGCACTGTGGCCGTTTTCTGTTTTAGGTTGGCCTCAGGAAACAGAAGATTTGAAAAAGTTTTATCCAACCAATTTATTAATGACAGGATTTGATATAATATTCTTTTGGGTAGCAAGAATGGTCATGATGGGAGAAAAGTTCATGGGAGATGTTCCTTTCCATGATGTTTATTTGCACCAGCTTATAAGAGATAAATATGGTAGAAAGATGTCGAAGTCTTTAGGAAATGGAATAGACCCCTTAGAGGTTATAAACGATTATGGTACAGACCCCGTTAGATTTACCTTGGCTATTTTAGCTGCCCAGGGAAGAGACATAAAATTAGATGCAAGATTCTTTGATTCATACAGGAAGTTTGCCAATAAGATTTGGAATGCTTCAAGATTCGTTTTTCTAAACTTAGATGGTTACGAACCCATTGAAATAAAAGAAGAAGATTTAAAAATAGAAGACAAATGGCTTTTAACAAAGTTAAACAATACTATAATTGAAGTTTCTAACCATTTAGAAAATTATGTATTCAATCAAGCAGCCAAAAGATTGTACGAATTTTTTTGGAACGAGCTTTGTGATTGGTATATAGAAGCAGTTAAAAACCGATTAAATCAAGAAGGAAGAGATAAGTTAGTAGTACAAAACATACTTGTAGAAATTTTTGATCGTTCATTCCGATTACTCCATCCTTTTATGCCATATATAACAGAAGAATTATGGCAAAAGTTACCTATACCCAAAGATTCCGAACTACTAATCATAGCAAAATGGCCCGAATTTAAAGAAGAACAGATTTTCGATAATGAAGCTAAAGAATTCGAAAAAATTATGGAAGTAATTAAAGAAATTAGAAATGTAAAAGCAGAAATGAATATCCCACTGATTCAAAAATTAGAAATAAATTATAAGGTTCTAAAAGAAGATAACGATTGGTTGGAAAGAAATATCCAACAGATAATAAATTTAGGTTTTATTGAAAATATTTCAAAAGTAGGATCAAAACCAGATAATTCTGCTACTGCCTATGTTGATGAAAACATAGAAGTTTACGTACCTTTAGGGAAGTATATAGACATAAATACAGAAAAACAAAGACTTTCTAAAAAGGTAGAAAAATTGTCAAGTGATATTGAAAAATTGAATAAAAAATTATCAAACAGAGATTTTCTTGAAAAAGCGGATCCAGACGTTGTTGAAAATGTTAAGAATGAGTTAGAAGAAAAGCAGCACCAGTATAAAAAATTAGAAAAATTAATAAAGGAGTTAAATTGA